A region from the Methanobrevibacter oralis genome encodes:
- a CDS encoding DNA polymerase subunit beta, producing the protein MEKVRTRDFIYTTDGLYFASTNYIHPNDRYISFLRYIPDSKGDREKDGVKYRKVDSTEAYDYLRRNYPDYLYFSDVTNVEMMGVPLDKVERIIKPENRLLGLKKTIESGEEVKNPKLIAKLMDVADFFHYKADIAYENLGISGSILPGLQKTCASDLDFVVFGLENHRRAISTFKEFKGQEVYIEEVNKSVKLDGITDDYWDFVYNKRINDSSLTKDEFKWYENRKANRGTIDGTLFDILATKNYDEIEGQWGDPVYEPLGVSKIECDIKSALGAFDNPSLYKVENVEVLDGVEVPISEVVSFTHTYAGEVIDSEHAIAKGKVEKVISKNGHKHYRIVVGTTRESIDEYIKLKKSPV; encoded by the coding sequence ATGGAAAAAGTAAGGACAAGAGATTTTATTTATACAACAGATGGATTATATTTTGCTTCAACCAATTATATCCATCCAAATGATAGATACATATCCTTTTTAAGATATATTCCTGATTCAAAAGGAGACCGTGAAAAAGATGGAGTTAAATATAGAAAAGTCGATTCCACAGAAGCATATGATTATTTAAGAAGAAATTATCCTGATTATTTATATTTTAGTGATGTTACTAATGTTGAAATGATGGGAGTTCCACTAGATAAAGTAGAAAGAATTATTAAACCTGAAAATAGACTTTTAGGTCTTAAAAAGACAATTGAATCTGGTGAAGAAGTTAAAAACCCAAAATTAATAGCTAAATTAATGGATGTTGCTGACTTTTTTCATTATAAAGCAGATATTGCATATGAAAATCTTGGTATTTCTGGATCAATTTTGCCTGGACTTCAAAAAACATGCGCTTCTGATTTAGATTTTGTAGTTTTTGGTCTTGAAAATCACAGAAGAGCAATATCTACATTTAAAGAATTCAAAGGCCAAGAAGTTTATATCGAAGAAGTTAATAAAAGCGTGAAATTAGATGGAATTACTGATGATTATTGGGATTTTGTATATAATAAAAGAATAAATGATTCTAGTTTAACCAAAGATGAGTTTAAATGGTATGAAAATAGAAAAGCAAATAGGGGAACAATAGACGGAACCTTATTTGATATTTTAGCTACTAAAAATTATGATGAAATTGAAGGGCAATGGGGAGATCCTGTTTATGAACCTCTTGGAGTGAGTAAAATAGAGTGCGATATTAAAAGTGCACTTGGAGCCTTTGATAATCCATCATTATATAAAGTTGAAAATGTTGAAGTATTAGACGGAGTTGAAGTCCCAATTAGTGAAGTAGTTTCTTTTACACACACTTACGCTGGTGAAGTAATTGACAGCGAGCATGCAATAGCTAAGGGAAAAGTTGAAAAAGTCATTTCAAAAAATGGGCACAAACATTACAGAATCGTTGTTGGTACTACCCGTGAATCAATTGATGAATATATAAAACTTAAAAAAAGTCCAGTTTAA